TCGGCACCGGCAGCGTCGGGTCGGGGTTGGTGCCCTTGCGCAGGTACTCGGTGACCGGCTTGTACGTGAGGGTCCACTTGTCCTGCTTCACCTCGCGCCCGCCCTTGTAGTACTTGCGGTAGCGCACGAGCTTGTAGCCGTCGAAGCCGCTCTGGTCCGGGGTCTCGAAGCCCTCGGGCAGCGCCTCGTCGAGGCGCTCCTCGGTCGAAAACGGCGTCGTCTCGATCACCCGACGCTCGAACGCGATCTGATCCCAGGGCCGCTCCTTGCCCAGGATCTCGACCACCGACTCGCCGCGCGCGACGCGGTAGTGGATCACCACGGGGAAGTCGTACGGGTTCTTCATGATCAGATCGGTCGTCGGGTAGACGACCGTCGCGTCGAGCCCCATCGTCACGTACGTCGACGGGCGCGAGTGGTTCGTGGTCTTGACGATCTCGATGCCGGCGAAGAACGACGCGCCGAACAGCGTCGTCGAGATCTGGCAGGTGCCGCCGGCGAGGCCGTCGACCATCTCGCCGGCGGTGATGACGTGGGCGATCTTGTAGCCCTCCTTCTCGGTGCGGTCGCCGACCACGCCGTTGAACGAGAACTCGACGCCCGGCTGCAGCACGTAGCCGTTGAGCTTCGACGCCGCGAGCTTGAGGTTGAAGTTGCGGTCCTTGTCGCCGACCGGGAACGTGGTCTTGAACGTGCCGAGCACGTGCGAGATGTCGTCGATGCCGAGGGTCGCGCGCGTGACCGCGGCCGGGACCGGCACGCCGACCAGCTCGACGGTGGCGGCGCCGCTGCGGGCCGCGGCCTCGATCCGATCGAGCGACGCGTAGACGTCGATCGCGAAGCCGGGCGCGTCGTCGTTGATCGTCCGGGCCTCGAGGTCGAGGAACGCGTCGGTCGGCGCCCGATCGACCTGGGCCTTGAGCCCGGCCAGGGCCTTCATGGCGACGGCGCGATCGAGCCGGATCGGCAGCGCGCCGGCGGCCTGCAGCGTCGGCACGGCGTCGCCGTCAGCGGCCTTGCGCGCCGCGTACCCCAGCTCGCCGGGATCGACCGACACGCCCAGCTCGCGCCAGGCGATCGTGCGCTCACGCCCGACCGCGGTCAGCTTGACCGACCCGCCCAGCGTGGCCTCGACCGCCTGGGCCAGCGCCGCGTGATCCGCCCCGGCCTCGGTGGTCGCGGCGGGGGCCGCCGGCGACTTCGGCGGCTGTTCGGACAGCATGTAGCCACCCATCAGGGCGCCGCTGGTCACGAACAGGCCAGCGGCGAGGCCGAGATAGATCGACCCACGACGACGATCGGCAGAACGGCGGACCATGGAACCTCTTAGCACAGCGAGCTATGCGATCTGGAGTTTGCGGCGACGCCTGGGCTCTTGCAGCGACCGGGCCAGGCCCGGTCCGCGATGGTCCAAGGACTTGCGGCGCACGCCGCGTCCCGGCAGACACGCGACCGCGGTTTGACAGCCGCGCTTCCATGAGGCAGCTTCCGGTCATGGGCTCCCTGATCCAGCGCAACACCGCGGTGGCCAAGCGTAAGGGAGGCCTGGCGGCCGCCGCCGGGGTCGGCTCGGCCGTGGTGCTGGTGGTGGTCAACCCGATCCTGGGCGTCGTCGGCCTGGCGGGCGCCGCGTACCTCGGCTGGGACTGGCTGCGCTTCCGCATGAAGCACGGCCTGCGGCTGTAGCAAGCGCCTCGTGCCCGCGGCCGCGTCCTCGAGCGAGATCGCCCGCGCCGCCGAGGCGCTGATCGGCACGGATCTCGACGGCCGCT
This is a stretch of genomic DNA from Myxococcales bacterium. It encodes these proteins:
- a CDS encoding VanW family protein codes for the protein MVRRSADRRRGSIYLGLAAGLFVTSGALMGGYMLSEQPPKSPAAPAATTEAGADHAALAQAVEATLGGSVKLTAVGRERTIAWRELGVSVDPGELGYAARKAADGDAVPTLQAAGALPIRLDRAVAMKALAGLKAQVDRAPTDAFLDLEARTINDDAPGFAIDVYASLDRIEAAARSGAATVELVGVPVPAAVTRATLGIDDISHVLGTFKTTFPVGDKDRNFNLKLAASKLNGYVLQPGVEFSFNGVVGDRTEKEGYKIAHVITAGEMVDGLAGGTCQISTTLFGASFFAGIEIVKTTNHSRPSTYVTMGLDATVVYPTTDLIMKNPYDFPVVIHYRVARGESVVEILGKERPWDQIAFERRVIETTPFSTEERLDEALPEGFETPDQSGFDGYKLVRYRKYYKGGREVKQDKWTLTYKPVTEYLRKGTNPDPTLPVPKVKPPHTPKAPGDGTGRVVQ